A single genomic interval of Halobacillus halophilus DSM 2266 harbors:
- a CDS encoding YfhE family protein translates to MARNSQYQPIGGSGFKLSDAQEVAYAKEFKQADIAGGYRKPRVEQAKQENPKLKQ, encoded by the coding sequence ATGGCACGTAATTCACAGTATCAACCAATCGGTGGAAGTGGGTTTAAACTTTCAGATGCTCAGGAAGTAGCCTATGCAAAAGAATTTAAACAGGCAGACATTGCTGGAGGATACCGTAAACCTCGAGTAGAGCAGGCTAAACAAGAAAACCCTAAATTAAAACAATAA
- a CDS encoding type 1 glutamine amidotransferase domain-containing protein, with product MSSKQVLMVVTNHGKITDDYETGLWLEEYAVPYNAFKKQGYEVKVTSIQGGEVPLDPNSIPEEEVSEWQEAQEELKDTAKLSKEDAEGFDGIFLPGGHGTMFDFPDNDTLQYVLQQHAEQNNIIGSVCHGPSGLVNATYEDQTPIVQGKAIAAFTDSEEQGMELDLFMPFMLETKLRDLGAHFSKGEDWTSHAVRDGNLITGQNPMSSERAAELMVGALEEK from the coding sequence ATGAGCTCAAAGCAAGTATTAATGGTCGTAACCAATCACGGGAAAATTACCGATGATTACGAGACTGGACTATGGCTGGAAGAATACGCCGTTCCTTACAATGCCTTTAAAAAGCAAGGCTATGAGGTGAAAGTAACCAGTATTCAAGGCGGAGAAGTTCCTCTTGATCCAAACAGCATCCCTGAAGAAGAAGTCTCGGAATGGCAGGAAGCTCAGGAAGAACTTAAAGATACCGCTAAACTTTCTAAGGAAGACGCAGAGGGATTTGACGGAATCTTTCTCCCGGGCGGACATGGAACCATGTTCGATTTCCCTGATAACGATACCCTTCAATATGTATTGCAGCAGCATGCAGAACAGAATAACATAATCGGTTCGGTATGCCATGGCCCAAGCGGACTGGTGAATGCCACTTATGAAGATCAGACGCCAATCGTTCAGGGTAAAGCCATCGCTGCGTTTACAGATTCGGAAGAACAGGGCATGGAACTCGATCTTTTTATGCCTTTCATGCTTGAAACGAAGCTACGTGATCTAGGAGCCCATTTCTCTAAAGGGGAAGATTGGACTTCTCATGCCGTACGAGACGGTAATCTGATCACCGGTCAAAATCCGATGTCGAGCGAACGTGCCGCTGAATTGATGGTTGGAGCTCTAGAAGAAAAATAA
- a CDS encoding DUF456 domain-containing protein: MEVLIWAIIIVCFLASFASVIFPVIPGPLVLWIGFLAYFFFLNGEELSWFFWTGIILLTVLLIVSDIIANSYFVKRYGGSKWGERMAAVGVIVGSFIIPPFGIIVLPFILVIVTELIQKRSNEEAWKAAIGSLFGFLSGTVAKIVIQLIMIIWFFFEI, from the coding sequence GTGGAAGTTCTCATATGGGCTATTATTATCGTATGTTTTTTAGCCAGCTTCGCAAGTGTTATTTTTCCAGTCATTCCCGGCCCACTGGTCTTATGGATCGGGTTTCTGGCTTATTTCTTCTTTCTTAATGGCGAAGAATTATCCTGGTTTTTCTGGACAGGCATTATCCTATTAACGGTATTACTAATCGTCTCTGATATTATAGCGAACAGCTATTTTGTAAAGCGATATGGAGGAAGTAAGTGGGGAGAGCGCATGGCCGCTGTTGGTGTCATCGTTGGTTCATTTATTATCCCGCCGTTTGGAATTATCGTTCTGCCATTCATTCTCGTGATCGTGACGGAACTGATTCAGAAAAGATCCAATGAGGAAGCATGGAAAGCCGCCATCGGTTCTCTGTTTGGGTTTTTAAGCGGGACGGTAGCGAAAATCGTGATTCAACTCATCATGATTATTTGGTTTTTCTTTGAGATTTAA
- a CDS encoding penicillin acylase family protein — protein METAKRTYTEPKPKKRWKKTVFILGMILMAIVAGLVIFVSVYTSRSLPEVSGEIQLESLSSAVEVVRDKQGVPHITADSSRDLFIAQGYVQAQDRLFQMELARRQASGTLSEVVGEATIEQDQYFRTLGLRRAAEASLSAYSDEAIQSLEAFAEGVNAYMEEAEEGNRLPPEFALMGFSPDPWKPVDSLTIGKYMAFDLGGHWERQAFNYYLTNEFSEEQALELFPAYPDDAPKVLEETEQVDVAASFKDIVIPHEFNGSNNWVVSGEMTESGAPILADDPHLGLATPSIWYQMQLSAPDYDVSGVIFAGIPGIILGHNNHIAWGVTNVGPDVQQLYLEKRNPEDSSQFLFEDEWEQAEVIQEPIRVKDQETLDYEVVETRHGPVISEFAEQSGDDVVLSLRWTALDPTTELEAILEINRAENWNEFEKGLEKFLAPAQNFVFASEDGTIAYKANGKIPIYNNGDDALLPMRGWEEEDLWQGYIPFEELPKTVNPEKGYVATANNKITDDNYPYHISHNWAQPYRYQRIVEMLEEKEPLTSEKVMDMQMDVKNLQAQEFVPYLLEVTKKEALSESETAALKLMQEWNYEDQKELAQPLIFHSWMANIQEELYNEAIPKEMLDLFHGAGQTTDELLRKVQDSGSSIWMNKNGGVSEVVTAAYQKTMTELTKEHGGTPVEWTWGAGHAVEFTHPLSNIQMLERFFNPGDPLPVSGSRITVRAAGYNSKGLVNHGASWRFVLDLENMKEAYHLIGPGQSGHFRSEWYHDQLKDWVDGEYHLTTTEGYEGRELTLTP, from the coding sequence ATGGAGACGGCCAAACGTACATATACAGAACCAAAGCCGAAAAAAAGATGGAAAAAAACCGTCTTTATCCTGGGGATGATTTTAATGGCAATCGTCGCAGGTCTCGTTATTTTTGTAAGCGTTTACACAAGTCGCAGCTTACCTGAAGTAAGTGGAGAAATTCAGTTGGAATCGCTCAGCAGTGCAGTAGAAGTGGTTCGTGATAAACAGGGAGTACCTCATATTACTGCAGATTCATCGCGTGATTTATTTATAGCTCAAGGGTACGTCCAGGCACAGGACCGTTTATTTCAAATGGAACTGGCCAGGAGGCAGGCCTCAGGAACGTTAAGTGAAGTGGTCGGGGAAGCCACCATCGAACAGGATCAATATTTTCGAACGCTTGGGTTAAGAAGAGCAGCCGAAGCGTCACTCTCAGCTTATTCTGATGAAGCCATCCAAAGCCTCGAGGCCTTTGCGGAAGGGGTAAATGCATATATGGAAGAAGCGGAAGAGGGGAACCGGCTGCCTCCTGAATTTGCGTTGATGGGCTTTTCTCCAGATCCATGGAAACCGGTGGATTCGTTAACAATAGGAAAGTACATGGCTTTTGATTTAGGCGGCCACTGGGAACGCCAGGCCTTTAATTACTATTTGACCAACGAATTTTCAGAAGAACAGGCGTTGGAATTGTTTCCTGCTTATCCGGATGACGCTCCGAAGGTTTTAGAGGAAACGGAACAAGTAGATGTAGCTGCCAGCTTTAAAGATATCGTAATTCCACACGAGTTTAACGGCAGTAATAACTGGGTGGTGAGCGGGGAAATGACCGAATCAGGTGCCCCCATACTTGCAGATGATCCTCATCTCGGGCTGGCCACCCCGTCCATTTGGTATCAGATGCAGTTAAGTGCACCGGATTATGACGTGTCAGGGGTTATTTTTGCAGGGATTCCAGGGATTATTTTAGGACATAACAACCACATTGCCTGGGGAGTAACCAATGTTGGTCCGGATGTTCAGCAGCTTTACTTAGAGAAAAGAAACCCAGAGGATAGCAGTCAATTTTTATTTGAAGACGAATGGGAGCAGGCAGAAGTGATTCAGGAGCCGATTCGGGTAAAAGATCAGGAAACCCTGGACTATGAAGTTGTGGAAACCAGACATGGACCCGTAATTAGTGAGTTCGCCGAACAAAGCGGTGACGACGTTGTTTTATCTCTCAGATGGACAGCTTTGGACCCTACCACTGAACTGGAAGCCATACTGGAAATTAATCGAGCGGAAAATTGGAACGAGTTCGAAAAAGGGCTGGAGAAATTCCTGGCACCGGCTCAAAATTTCGTATTCGCTTCTGAGGATGGCACAATCGCTTATAAAGCGAATGGGAAAATTCCTATCTATAATAATGGCGACGATGCTTTACTGCCCATGAGAGGCTGGGAAGAGGAAGACCTGTGGCAGGGATATATTCCTTTTGAGGAGCTTCCGAAAACCGTAAATCCTGAAAAAGGATACGTAGCTACCGCCAATAATAAAATTACGGACGACAACTACCCTTATCATATTAGTCATAACTGGGCTCAGCCTTATCGCTATCAGCGTATTGTCGAGATGCTTGAAGAAAAGGAACCATTAACTTCTGAGAAAGTGATGGATATGCAAATGGACGTGAAGAATTTACAGGCTCAGGAGTTTGTCCCTTATTTACTTGAGGTTACGAAAAAGGAGGCACTTTCCGAGTCCGAAACAGCAGCACTCAAACTCATGCAGGAATGGAACTATGAGGACCAGAAGGAGCTCGCCCAGCCGCTTATTTTTCATTCCTGGATGGCAAATATTCAGGAAGAGTTATACAACGAAGCGATCCCGAAAGAAATGCTTGATTTATTCCATGGAGCCGGCCAGACCACCGATGAATTGCTGCGTAAAGTTCAGGACAGTGGATCTTCGATTTGGATGAATAAAAACGGAGGCGTTTCCGAGGTGGTTACGGCTGCTTATCAAAAGACCATGACAGAACTAACCAAGGAACATGGGGGAACCCCGGTGGAGTGGACGTGGGGAGCGGGTCATGCTGTTGAATTTACTCATCCTCTGTCGAACATTCAAATGTTGGAACGATTCTTTAACCCTGGCGATCCTCTGCCGGTCAGCGGCAGCCGTATCACTGTAAGGGCGGCTGGATATAACAGTAAAGGGCTGGTTAATCACGGAGCTTCCTGGCGGTTTGTGCTGGACCTTGAGAATATGAAAGAAGCCTATCATCTGATAGGACCGGGGCAATCCGGCCATTTTAGAAGTGAATGGTACCACGATCAACTGAAAGACTGGGTGGATGGGGAGTATCATCTAACAACGACAGAGGGATATGAAGGACGGGAGTTAACTTTAACCCCTTAG
- a CDS encoding putative quinol monooxygenase encodes MAKIAITAVFKPKNGHKDALLDELEKVKKVSRKEEGCLQYDLHQSIESNTIFLYEVWKDSGAVQNHIETVHYKTYRDNTEDLLESREVSKWNLI; translated from the coding sequence TTGGCTAAAATAGCGATCACTGCCGTATTTAAACCAAAGAACGGTCATAAAGACGCGTTGCTTGATGAACTTGAAAAGGTGAAAAAGGTCTCCAGGAAAGAAGAAGGGTGTCTCCAATATGACCTTCATCAATCCATCGAATCAAATACTATTTTCCTATACGAGGTATGGAAAGACAGCGGTGCTGTCCAGAACCATATTGAGACAGTCCATTATAAAACCTATCGGGATAATACAGAGGATCTTTTAGAGTCAAGAGAAGTGAGCAAATGGAATTTGATTTAG
- a CDS encoding aldo/keto reductase, whose protein sequence is MEKTNIQGTSINASRLGLGTWAIGGWMWGGTDEKQSIDTIHTALDHGINLIDTAPVYGFGRSEEIVGKAVQQYDGNREDIVLATKVGMDWNDDAVFRNGSKERIHKEVEDSLQRLQTDYIDVYQVHWPDPITPIHETAEALHYLHKQGKIKAIGVSNFSPEQMDIFREAAPIHTLQPPYNLFERDIEKDILPYVQEHNMTTISYGSLCRGLLSGKMSSDREFEGDDLRNEDPKFQQPRFKQYLNAVQELDQLAQNRYGKRVLHLALRWVLDQPGSGVALMGGRRPDQLDPVKEVENFSIDQETMQDIDEILRKHIQDPVGPEFMAPPDRQELGLK, encoded by the coding sequence GTGGAAAAAACAAATATTCAAGGTACTTCCATCAATGCAAGTCGTCTCGGATTAGGAACATGGGCGATCGGCGGCTGGATGTGGGGTGGAACAGATGAAAAACAATCCATCGATACCATTCATACAGCGCTTGATCATGGAATTAATCTTATTGATACCGCTCCAGTATATGGTTTTGGACGCTCCGAGGAAATTGTAGGAAAAGCCGTTCAGCAATATGACGGAAATCGAGAGGATATCGTCCTGGCAACCAAAGTAGGCATGGACTGGAACGATGACGCTGTTTTTAGAAATGGAAGCAAAGAACGAATTCATAAAGAAGTGGAAGACTCCTTACAGCGCCTGCAGACAGACTACATTGATGTCTATCAGGTACACTGGCCTGACCCGATTACACCGATTCACGAAACGGCAGAAGCACTGCACTACCTTCATAAGCAAGGTAAAATTAAAGCGATTGGTGTAAGTAACTTTTCACCAGAACAAATGGATATATTCAGGGAAGCAGCACCGATTCATACGCTGCAGCCACCGTATAACTTATTTGAAAGAGATATTGAAAAGGATATTCTTCCTTATGTACAGGAACACAATATGACTACGATTTCTTACGGATCCCTCTGCCGCGGTCTGCTTTCAGGTAAAATGTCCTCTGACCGTGAGTTTGAAGGCGATGATTTGAGAAATGAAGATCCTAAGTTTCAGCAGCCAAGATTCAAGCAGTACTTAAACGCGGTTCAGGAGTTGGATCAGCTCGCTCAGAACCGTTACGGTAAACGCGTCCTGCACCTCGCACTTCGCTGGGTGCTTGATCAGCCAGGTTCCGGAGTCGCTTTAATGGGCGGCCGTCGTCCGGATCAGCTGGACCCTGTTAAGGAAGTGGAAAACTTCAGCATTGATCAGGAAACGATGCAGGATATCGATGAAATTCTGCGCAAGCATATTCAAGATCCAGTAGGACCTGAATTTATGGCTCCACCTGACCGTCAGGAATTAGGACTTAAATAA